In Lujinxingia litoralis, a single window of DNA contains:
- a CDS encoding helix-turn-helix domain-containing protein produces the protein MKSPGMMLREAREERGLALGDVAAMTRIPRQMLEHLENDRFEEYVAEVFLRGHLRNYSRELGLESEQVIQAYERFTGRTRQALLVPEEKRATPEPRAVVQSAARVATAPSAAATATAPMGFDLQRYFETVRPSHMVAVVLVLFGIFVMFSFLSTNRASASDAAGFPQAESSAWELEQELEQTRWLLEQPGESR, from the coding sequence ATGAAATCGCCCGGAATGATGCTCCGCGAAGCTCGCGAAGAAAGGGGGCTGGCGCTCGGGGATGTGGCAGCCATGACCCGCATCCCGCGTCAGATGCTTGAGCATCTTGAGAATGATCGCTTTGAAGAGTACGTGGCCGAAGTCTTTTTGCGCGGCCATCTGCGCAACTACTCGCGTGAACTGGGGCTGGAAAGCGAGCAGGTGATCCAGGCCTACGAGCGGTTCACCGGGCGCACGCGCCAGGCGCTCCTGGTGCCCGAAGAAAAGCGAGCCACTCCGGAGCCCCGCGCGGTGGTCCAGTCGGCAGCCCGCGTGGCCACCGCCCCGAGTGCGGCGGCGACGGCGACCGCCCCGATGGGATTCGATCTGCAACGCTATTTTGAGACGGTGCGCCCCAGCCATATGGTGGCGGTGGTGCTGGTGCTCTTTGGCATCTTTGTGATGTTCAGCTTTCTGAGCACGAATCGCGCCAGCGCCAGCGACGCGGCCGGGTTCCCGCAGGCGGAGAGTTCGGCCTGGGAGCTGGAGCAGGAGTTGGAGCAGACCCGCTGGTTGCTCGAGCAGCCCGGCGAGTCTCGCTAA
- a CDS encoding protoporphyrinogen/coproporphyrinogen oxidase, translated as MSQPLLETSFLVVGAGMTGLAFANFLESDDVLVVERDQEIGGWCKTVHQDGFVWDYSGHFFHFKHPDIEAYLRERMLPDEVITVVKKSLIQIGQDRIDFPFQKNIHQLPKEQFIDCLYDLFFREEAAPQVENDSFKGMLYEKFGCSISELFLIPYNEKLYACDLEELDRDAMGRFFPYADVKSIVRNMRRPDNASYNATFTYPINGAIRYVEALAGELPPEKIRLGDGVESIDLNAKVATLQSGQKVRYRHLISSAPFDRLLNMSSLPHDPDVFTSNKVLVFNLGFDKKGPEDVHWIYFPERELSFYRVGFYDNIMNTDRMSLYVEVGMSTDAEVDVAAARERVLQDLKRTGIIDDHTLLSHHSVVLDPAYVHITSRSRDHFAELSSILKQAGVYSVGRYGGWTYCSIEDNIVEARALAERFNTLARA; from the coding sequence ATGTCTCAACCCCTGCTCGAAACATCCTTTCTCGTCGTCGGTGCCGGCATGACCGGCCTGGCCTTTGCCAACTTCCTGGAGAGCGATGATGTCCTCGTCGTCGAGCGCGATCAGGAGATCGGCGGCTGGTGTAAAACCGTTCACCAGGATGGCTTCGTCTGGGACTACTCCGGACACTTCTTTCACTTCAAACATCCCGACATTGAAGCCTACCTCCGCGAGCGGATGCTTCCCGATGAAGTCATCACGGTCGTCAAGAAGTCCCTGATTCAGATCGGGCAAGATCGCATCGACTTCCCCTTCCAAAAGAACATTCACCAGCTTCCTAAAGAGCAGTTCATCGACTGCCTCTACGACCTCTTCTTCCGGGAGGAGGCCGCCCCGCAGGTGGAGAATGATTCGTTTAAAGGCATGCTCTACGAGAAGTTCGGTTGCTCCATTTCGGAACTCTTTCTGATCCCCTACAACGAAAAGCTCTACGCCTGCGATCTCGAAGAACTCGACCGCGACGCCATGGGTCGCTTCTTCCCCTACGCAGACGTCAAAAGCATCGTTCGCAACATGCGCCGCCCCGACAACGCCTCGTACAACGCCACGTTTACCTACCCGATCAACGGCGCGATCCGCTACGTGGAGGCCCTGGCCGGCGAGCTCCCTCCAGAGAAGATTCGTCTGGGCGACGGCGTCGAAAGCATCGATTTAAATGCAAAGGTTGCCACACTTCAAAGCGGCCAAAAGGTGCGCTATCGCCACCTGATCTCGTCGGCCCCCTTTGACCGTCTGCTGAACATGAGCTCGCTCCCCCACGATCCGGATGTTTTCACCTCCAACAAGGTGCTCGTCTTTAATCTGGGGTTCGACAAAAAAGGTCCGGAAGATGTGCACTGGATCTACTTCCCCGAGCGAGAGCTCTCCTTTTACCGGGTGGGCTTCTACGACAACATCATGAACACCGATCGCATGAGCCTGTACGTCGAGGTCGGCATGAGCACCGACGCCGAAGTCGACGTGGCGGCCGCGCGCGAGCGTGTTCTCCAGGATCTCAAGCGCACGGGCATCATCGACGACCACACCCTGCTCTCCCACCACAGCGTGGTCCTGGATCCGGCCTACGTGCACATCACCTCCCGCTCCCGGGACCACTTCGCCGAGCTCTCATCGATCCTAAAGCAGGCCGGCGTCTACTCGGTCGGACGCTACGGCGGATGGACCTACTGCTCGATCGAAGACAACATCGTCGAGGCCCGCGCCCTGGCCGAGCGCTTCAATACCCTGGCCCGAGCTTAA
- a CDS encoding serine/threonine-protein kinase: MAAGARVGTVIDNKYRLDEQIGHGGMGAVYRGTQLMVDRPVAVKLLHPNFAQQQSVQARFEVEARAIGRLNHPNCITLYDFGYSEDLNALYTVVEFIDGTALDQLVHQRLELAEVVSILKQIASALDHAHHHGILHRDLKPENIMLARQTDGSRAVKVLDFGIAQIVTGESSDEDDFEADRLTRAGELFGTPPYMSPEQAQSSRNLTPATDLYSLGVIGYELLENRLPFFADTPLDILMMHIHQDPPPLRRPGLPAELRQVIADLLAKDPTARPSSGKVVHDRLAQISHKELQVPLAGVSPSEGSATREQEPTLLNIDESDPSLNIPLDLPSPHTSSIVEAPGDARPTTIPTMLGAHEPAPRHLPPPTDAGPYPRAQTDRHRGRVLGLALVLVAMFASLLWWVGAKTDANTPAAAPQDSPAAASSTPEPPPMPPRSLPTADGPAPREVSVAEPETPTPEAPTDLQDAAAPEFPPPPPPTRPATQRRAESDSSKPSRPRSTRRTASSKSTTEEDAPVRLHYDEQNENAPRRPARLGL; this comes from the coding sequence ATGGCAGCAGGCGCCCGCGTCGGGACGGTCATCGACAATAAGTACCGCCTTGACGAGCAGATCGGTCACGGCGGCATGGGAGCGGTCTACCGCGGCACACAGCTGATGGTAGACCGACCGGTGGCTGTGAAGCTGCTGCACCCCAACTTTGCCCAACAGCAAAGCGTCCAGGCGCGTTTCGAGGTCGAGGCCCGGGCCATCGGCCGGCTCAACCACCCCAACTGCATCACGCTCTACGATTTTGGCTACTCCGAAGATCTGAACGCGCTCTACACGGTGGTGGAGTTCATTGATGGCACCGCCCTGGACCAGCTGGTGCACCAACGCCTGGAGCTGGCCGAAGTCGTCTCCATTCTCAAGCAGATCGCGTCGGCCCTGGATCACGCCCACCATCACGGCATCCTCCATCGCGATCTGAAGCCAGAAAACATCATGCTCGCCCGTCAGACCGACGGCAGCCGGGCGGTCAAAGTCCTCGACTTTGGCATCGCCCAGATCGTGACCGGAGAGAGCAGCGACGAGGACGATTTCGAGGCCGACCGCCTCACACGCGCCGGCGAACTCTTTGGGACGCCCCCCTACATGAGCCCGGAACAGGCGCAATCCTCCCGCAACCTGACCCCGGCCACCGATCTCTACTCTCTAGGGGTGATCGGCTACGAACTCCTCGAAAACCGGCTTCCCTTCTTTGCCGACACCCCGCTCGACATCTTGATGATGCACATTCATCAAGATCCCCCACCCCTGCGTCGCCCCGGTCTCCCCGCGGAGCTGCGCCAGGTGATCGCGGATCTGCTCGCCAAAGATCCGACCGCTCGCCCGAGCAGTGGCAAAGTTGTTCACGATCGACTCGCGCAGATCTCGCACAAAGAACTCCAGGTCCCGCTGGCCGGAGTCAGCCCGTCCGAGGGATCCGCAACTCGCGAGCAAGAGCCCACCCTGCTCAACATCGATGAGAGCGATCCCTCGCTCAACATCCCACTGGACCTCCCCTCTCCACACACCTCTTCCATCGTCGAAGCTCCCGGCGACGCCAGACCTACGACGATCCCGACCATGCTCGGCGCCCACGAGCCCGCACCACGGCACCTGCCTCCGCCCACCGATGCCGGTCCCTACCCGCGCGCGCAGACAGACAGGCACCGCGGCCGCGTGCTGGGCCTGGCCCTCGTGCTCGTAGCGATGTTTGCCTCCCTCCTCTGGTGGGTCGGAGCCAAAACAGACGCCAACACGCCCGCCGCCGCACCTCAAGACAGCCCCGCGGCCGCCTCCTCGACTCCCGAACCTCCCCCCATGCCCCCCCGGAGCCTCCCCACAGCCGACGGCCCCGCTCCGCGCGAAGTCAGCGTCGCCGAGCCCGAGACGCCCACCCCCGAAGCCCCCACTGACCTTCAAGACGCCGCCGCGCCGGAGTTCCCTCCTCCCCCTCCGCCTACTCGCCCGGCCACGCAGCGCCGCGCCGAGTCCGACTCTTCGAAGCCTTCACGCCCGCGAAGCACCCGGCGCACCGCCTCCTCGAAATCCACTACCGAGGAAGACGCCCCGGTGCGCCTGCACTACGATGAGCAGAACGAAAATGCACCGCGCCGACCGGCGCGTCTGGGTCTTTGA
- the mutY gene encoding A/G-specific adenine glycosylase: MRQVLAEYGWGEELVSFRTQLLSWFRQARRELPWRGVGNPYATWVSEIMLQQTQVVTVIGYFERWMEAFPTVEALAAADEEQVLELWSGLGYYRRARFLHRAARQVVEEHQGRIPSTVKGLRELPGVGPYTAGAIASIAYGRPAAIVDGNVIRVLSRVFELRGDPRSTENHKKHWALAEALVDPVSPGDFNEALMELGSQVCTPRSPACLICPVREFCAGFAGGEPEALPEVTRRSAPKPMRAVAVVVWRVGPEGRELLVGPRQAGGLLAGLLEFPTVEREGKRWPGVGEVASMLGIEGEPVEVGELTHIFSHRRLQTRILSLELSETPEWSDPERWRWLREGEVEGAAISALTRKILRRWVEAEVLEA, encoded by the coding sequence GTGAGGCAGGTGCTTGCGGAGTATGGGTGGGGCGAGGAGCTCGTATCGTTTCGCACGCAGCTGCTGAGTTGGTTTCGGCAGGCCCGACGTGAGCTGCCCTGGCGCGGGGTGGGGAACCCCTATGCGACCTGGGTCTCCGAGATCATGCTGCAGCAGACTCAGGTCGTAACGGTCATTGGCTACTTTGAGCGCTGGATGGAGGCGTTTCCCACGGTGGAGGCGCTGGCGGCGGCCGATGAGGAGCAGGTCCTGGAGCTGTGGTCGGGGCTGGGCTACTACCGGCGCGCGCGATTTTTGCATCGCGCAGCTCGGCAGGTGGTGGAGGAGCATCAGGGGAGGATCCCCTCGACGGTCAAGGGGCTGCGGGAGCTTCCCGGCGTGGGGCCCTACACGGCCGGGGCGATCGCGTCGATTGCGTACGGGCGGCCGGCGGCGATCGTGGATGGCAACGTGATTCGGGTGCTGTCGCGGGTCTTTGAGCTGCGCGGCGACCCGCGAAGTACCGAGAACCATAAGAAGCACTGGGCGCTGGCCGAGGCGCTGGTCGATCCGGTGTCACCGGGCGACTTCAATGAGGCGCTCATGGAGCTGGGCTCTCAGGTGTGCACGCCGCGCTCGCCGGCGTGTCTGATCTGTCCGGTGCGTGAGTTCTGTGCGGGATTTGCCGGGGGAGAGCCCGAGGCGTTGCCCGAGGTGACTCGTCGAAGTGCGCCAAAACCAATGCGTGCGGTCGCGGTCGTGGTCTGGCGTGTCGGTCCGGAGGGGCGGGAGTTGCTGGTGGGTCCCCGCCAGGCCGGGGGCTTGCTTGCTGGTTTGCTGGAGTTTCCGACGGTGGAGCGTGAGGGCAAGCGCTGGCCTGGTGTCGGCGAGGTCGCGTCGATGCTGGGGATCGAGGGGGAGCCCGTCGAAGTTGGAGAGCTGACACATATCTTCTCCCATCGCCGACTTCAGACGCGCATTTTATCGCTGGAGCTTTCGGAGACGCCCGAATGGAGCGATCCTGAGCGTTGGCGCTGGCTTCGGGAGGGCGAGGTTGAGGGGGCTGCCATCTCGGCGCTGACGCGCAAAATACTGCGGCGCTGGGTCGAGGCCGAGGTCCTTGAGGCGTGA
- the cls gene encoding cardiolipin synthase, translating to MFDTISELVQASIGPYLPMTLTALALVAALLSSGHILLSRRAPGSTIAWMALVWLAPLLGSAAYLMLGINRIQRRAESLGIPHHQRRDTLERYRVDDDALTFHLTPRAVHLVPLRALIDRVVRRPLVIGNAITPLFDGDGAYPEMLRAIDEAKSSVTLVTYIFDNDEIGRQIVDALARAHTRGVHVRVLIDAAGLRYSFPSILRRLKRARIPAARFLPSVLPPHIMTVNLRNHRKIMVIDGHLGFTGGINIRDAHRLSTHPSFPVHDLHFKVQGPVVTHLQEVFAEDWEFTTGEHLKGDAFFPEPTTAGQAMARGIADGPDEDLDRLRWTMVGAIASARERVRIMTPYFIPDDSLITALNLAALRGVQVDILLPSVNNLVYVQWASMAHLGALLEWGCNIYFSPPPFHHSKLMVVDGTWFTLGSANMDPRSLRLNFEFNLECWDPTLGGHLDQMLSDRISEATPITLEQWQERPRWKRLRDGAAALLSPYL from the coding sequence GTGTTCGACACGATCTCAGAGCTTGTGCAGGCCTCCATCGGCCCTTATCTCCCGATGACGCTGACCGCGCTCGCGCTGGTCGCCGCGCTCCTCTCATCAGGTCATATTCTGCTCTCTCGCCGTGCCCCGGGCTCAACCATTGCCTGGATGGCCCTGGTGTGGCTGGCGCCGCTGCTGGGCTCGGCAGCCTACCTGATGCTTGGCATCAACCGCATCCAACGCCGCGCGGAATCGCTGGGCATCCCCCACCATCAGCGGCGAGATACCCTGGAACGCTATCGCGTCGACGATGACGCGCTGACCTTTCATCTGACCCCGCGCGCTGTCCACCTGGTGCCCCTGCGCGCCCTGATCGATCGCGTGGTGCGTCGTCCCCTAGTGATCGGCAACGCCATCACCCCCCTCTTTGACGGCGACGGCGCCTACCCAGAAATGCTCCGCGCCATCGACGAGGCGAAGTCCTCCGTCACCCTGGTCACCTACATCTTCGATAACGACGAAATCGGACGCCAGATCGTCGACGCGCTGGCGCGGGCCCACACACGCGGCGTCCACGTCCGCGTGCTCATCGACGCCGCCGGCCTGCGCTACTCCTTTCCCTCAATTCTCAGACGACTCAAACGTGCCCGTATCCCCGCGGCGCGCTTTCTGCCTTCCGTGCTCCCGCCACACATCATGACTGTCAATCTTCGCAACCACCGCAAGATCATGGTCATCGACGGTCACCTGGGGTTCACCGGCGGCATCAACATCCGCGACGCTCACCGCCTCAGCACGCATCCATCCTTCCCGGTTCACGACCTTCACTTCAAGGTCCAGGGCCCCGTGGTCACCCACCTCCAGGAGGTCTTCGCCGAAGACTGGGAATTCACCACCGGCGAGCATCTTAAGGGCGACGCCTTCTTCCCCGAGCCTACGACCGCCGGTCAGGCAATGGCCCGAGGCATCGCCGATGGCCCCGACGAAGATCTCGACCGTCTGCGCTGGACGATGGTGGGCGCGATCGCCTCGGCCCGCGAGCGCGTCCGCATCATGACCCCTTATTTCATCCCCGATGATTCTCTGATCACCGCACTCAACCTGGCCGCGTTGCGCGGAGTGCAGGTCGACATCCTGCTGCCCTCGGTCAACAACCTCGTCTACGTGCAGTGGGCCTCCATGGCGCACCTGGGAGCCTTGCTGGAGTGGGGCTGCAACATCTACTTCAGCCCTCCGCCCTTTCATCACTCCAAGCTCATGGTCGTCGATGGCACCTGGTTCACCCTGGGCTCCGCCAACATGGACCCGCGCAGCCTCCGCCTGAACTTTGAGTTCAACCTGGAGTGCTGGGACCCCACGCTGGGAGGACACCTCGACCAGATGCTCAGCGACCGCATCAGCGAAGCCACCCCGATCACCCTGGAACAATGGCAGGAACGTCCCCGCTGGAAGCGACTTCGCGACGGTGCCGCCGCCCTCCTCTCGCCCTACCTCTGA
- a CDS encoding DEAD/DEAH box helicase — MTFADDTVEQLRQARAALPHTWHAFYARFGNLRPAQRQAVAPVVAGRDTLVGAPTASGKTEALMAPLAQRLLSRRNAPDGQVRLLVISPTRALCNDLLRRIEPPLRRCHLRAAVRTGDHSLDITRNAPPVVITTPESLDSMLSRWPAALRSVEALLLDEIHLLDGSARGDQLRVLLHRLERICHTRPQRCAASATLPHAATLAGRYLTDADLILADSAGRGVDARLVHTPELADAATDIADTFLSGESRKILVFANARAQVESLVACLAGHPRLAGRVFAHHGSLSRSVRLRTERRFLDAPAAICVATMTLELGIDIGDVDRVVLVGPPPDVGSLVQRVGRANRRGQVAHVTCLAAGDFEALRLEHLLARADDGRLFDDPVPFRPSVLAQQAISLLFQSRHKWIGAEVLHQRLPPDLAQYFRAHDLLELLQKMSDVGYLTPLNGQRFAAGERALKMYDHGLMHANIDDTPEIEVFDESTGELLGRVALSRKQRESIQGGGEVGLSLAGRRREVVRVTQDQVFVDSAQGEAPSAFFARQAPRYAFELARDLAAFLGIGHHELRVERWKSGPMVGHFLGTRWGLLFEGILRDRSLAARPGNAFFQTLKREPRNSDGLDDFERLERDARAFIARESERLARRLDIGPFVDALPPSMLRTWLDEALDPAGFAHNLSQCAWTEGPILPLPPN, encoded by the coding sequence ATGACCTTTGCAGACGACACGGTCGAACAACTTCGCCAGGCGCGCGCCGCGCTCCCACACACCTGGCACGCATTCTATGCGCGCTTTGGCAATCTGCGCCCGGCCCAGCGCCAGGCCGTCGCCCCGGTGGTCGCCGGCCGAGACACCCTGGTGGGCGCCCCGACCGCCTCGGGCAAAACTGAAGCTCTGATGGCCCCCCTGGCGCAGCGTTTGCTCAGCCGTCGTAACGCTCCCGATGGTCAGGTGCGTCTGCTGGTCATCAGCCCGACCCGCGCCCTCTGCAATGATCTCCTCCGCCGCATCGAACCTCCGCTGCGCCGCTGCCATCTGCGCGCAGCCGTGCGCACCGGCGACCACAGCCTGGACATCACCCGCAACGCGCCACCGGTAGTCATCACCACCCCGGAGTCCCTCGACTCCATGCTCTCGCGCTGGCCGGCCGCGCTGCGCTCGGTCGAAGCCCTGCTCCTCGACGAGATTCACCTGCTCGATGGCAGCGCGCGCGGCGACCAGCTCCGGGTGCTCCTCCACCGCCTGGAGCGCATCTGCCACACTCGCCCCCAGCGCTGCGCCGCGTCGGCCACCCTTCCCCATGCCGCCACGCTCGCCGGGCGCTACCTCACCGACGCCGACCTCATCCTGGCAGACAGCGCCGGACGCGGCGTCGACGCCCGCCTGGTGCACACCCCCGAACTGGCCGACGCCGCCACCGACATCGCCGACACCTTCCTCTCTGGCGAGTCGCGCAAGATCCTGGTCTTCGCCAACGCCCGCGCGCAGGTCGAATCCCTGGTGGCCTGCCTGGCCGGCCATCCCCGCCTGGCCGGACGCGTGTTTGCGCACCACGGCTCGCTCTCGCGCTCGGTGCGCCTGCGCACCGAGCGCCGCTTCCTCGACGCCCCCGCAGCCATCTGCGTGGCCACCATGACCCTGGAGTTGGGCATCGACATTGGCGACGTCGACCGCGTCGTGCTGGTGGGGCCTCCTCCCGATGTCGGCTCCCTGGTTCAACGGGTGGGCCGCGCCAACCGTCGCGGCCAGGTAGCCCACGTCACCTGCCTGGCTGCCGGCGACTTTGAGGCCCTTCGCCTTGAGCACCTCCTCGCCCGCGCCGACGATGGCCGCCTCTTCGACGATCCGGTCCCCTTCCGACCTTCGGTCCTTGCGCAACAGGCCATCTCCCTGCTCTTCCAGAGCCGCCACAAATGGATCGGAGCCGAGGTACTTCATCAGCGCCTGCCTCCCGACCTCGCACAGTACTTCCGCGCGCATGATCTTCTTGAACTTCTTCAGAAGATGTCCGACGTCGGCTACCTCACCCCCCTCAACGGACAACGCTTCGCCGCCGGAGAGCGTGCCCTCAAAATGTATGACCACGGCCTGATGCACGCCAACATCGACGACACCCCCGAGATCGAAGTCTTCGACGAATCCACCGGCGAGCTTCTGGGTCGCGTGGCCTTGAGCCGCAAACAACGAGAGTCGATTCAGGGCGGCGGTGAGGTGGGGCTCTCGCTGGCCGGACGCCGCCGCGAAGTCGTACGGGTGACTCAAGACCAGGTCTTCGTCGACAGCGCTCAAGGCGAAGCTCCCAGCGCCTTCTTCGCCCGCCAGGCCCCCCGCTACGCGTTCGAGCTGGCCCGCGACCTGGCAGCCTTCCTGGGGATCGGGCACCACGAGTTGCGGGTCGAACGCTGGAAGAGCGGCCCCATGGTAGGCCACTTCCTGGGCACCCGCTGGGGCCTGCTCTTTGAGGGCATCCTGCGCGATCGTAGCCTGGCCGCTCGCCCCGGCAACGCCTTCTTCCAGACGCTCAAACGAGAGCCCCGAAACAGCGATGGCCTCGACGACTTCGAGCGCCTGGAGCGCGACGCCCGCGCGTTCATCGCCCGCGAAAGCGAGCGCCTGGCCCGGCGCCTGGACATCGGCCCCTTTGTCGACGCGCTCCCCCCCTCAATGTTGCGCACCTGGCTGGACGAAGCGCTCGATCCGGCCGGTTTTGCCCACAACCTGAGCCAGTGCGCCTGGACCGAAGGTCCCATCCTCCCGCTTCCCCCGAACTAA
- a CDS encoding BREX system ATP-binding domain-containing protein, producing the protein MISEVVEHPVHGEGRLVGLRRNGRLALVDFDSLPLPTLVPTRELHRLDQPRAESVASPPQAMKAPGAAPPPPEPSALARYALNPTDADRALEAMRLGVVPAQGIEAFTVAREQAFTSLNDALCEAPAQGALRVIEGDYGAGKTHLLEWAGQRALADNFLVARVTLDADETSPAHPQRVYRALISSLRYPDRPDELALGLTPLLERALLSDSARARFEVDQRGHGSHLYLSAALRWFDALNTSELQDAPQQPRTRRAVLDWLEGQRTRSNQDLNAGLRELPGSYPWLYSLKDYRPWARIYAYILSGIASLATCCGYAGLILLVDEAERFALLSRENREHAAATLRALSRAAIGERLGTHPADATLELGGAGRLRELPCRFEPAGGLGVLFALTPDYDDDALLNGLFPDEARIPLASPQPHHYAELARRVAAFYCEARGGSPLSSPRVEAIAQTIERLSNRGTLLTMRQVMKTLVELLDVHRHFPERADGVVDNLSRVSHFDIF; encoded by the coding sequence ATGATCAGCGAAGTGGTCGAACATCCGGTTCACGGCGAAGGTCGTCTGGTAGGCCTGAGGCGCAACGGCCGTCTGGCCCTGGTGGACTTTGACAGCCTCCCGCTGCCCACTCTGGTGCCCACCCGGGAACTTCATCGCCTCGATCAACCACGCGCTGAATCGGTGGCAAGCCCTCCCCAGGCTATGAAGGCCCCCGGGGCCGCCCCCCCGCCCCCCGAGCCCTCCGCCCTGGCGCGCTACGCCCTGAACCCGACCGACGCTGACCGCGCCCTGGAGGCCATGCGCCTGGGAGTCGTCCCGGCCCAGGGCATTGAGGCGTTCACGGTCGCTCGCGAACAGGCCTTCACCAGCCTGAACGACGCCCTTTGCGAAGCCCCGGCTCAGGGCGCGTTACGCGTGATCGAGGGCGACTACGGCGCCGGCAAAACCCATCTTTTGGAGTGGGCCGGCCAGCGCGCGCTCGCCGACAACTTCCTCGTGGCCCGGGTCACCCTGGATGCCGACGAAACCTCTCCGGCGCATCCGCAGCGTGTGTACAGAGCCCTGATAAGTTCCCTGCGTTACCCGGACCGCCCCGACGAACTCGCCCTCGGCCTGACTCCGCTGCTGGAACGCGCGCTGCTCTCCGACTCGGCTCGCGCTCGCTTCGAAGTTGACCAGCGCGGTCATGGCTCTCACCTCTACTTAAGTGCTGCTTTACGCTGGTTCGACGCGCTCAACACGTCCGAGCTGCAAGACGCCCCGCAGCAGCCCCGGACACGACGCGCGGTGCTGGACTGGCTCGAAGGTCAACGCACGCGCTCCAACCAGGACCTAAATGCGGGTCTCCGAGAACTTCCCGGCTCCTACCCCTGGCTCTACAGCCTCAAAGACTATCGCCCCTGGGCGCGCATCTACGCCTATATCCTCAGCGGCATCGCCTCACTGGCCACCTGCTGCGGCTACGCAGGCCTGATCCTCCTGGTGGATGAAGCCGAGCGCTTTGCGCTCCTCTCACGCGAGAACCGCGAACACGCCGCCGCGACCCTGCGCGCGCTGAGCCGCGCTGCGATTGGCGAACGCCTGGGCACACACCCGGCAGACGCCACCCTGGAGCTCGGCGGAGCAGGCCGACTGCGCGAACTTCCCTGCCGATTCGAACCCGCCGGGGGCCTGGGTGTGCTCTTTGCGCTCACCCCCGACTACGACGACGATGCTCTCCTCAACGGACTTTTCCCCGACGAGGCTCGTATCCCTCTTGCATCCCCACAGCCGCACCACTACGCCGAACTGGCACGCCGGGTCGCCGCCTTTTACTGCGAAGCCCGGGGCGGCTCCCCGCTGAGTTCCCCTCGCGTGGAAGCCATCGCACAGACCATTGAACGGCTCAGTAACCGGGGCACTCTGCTGACCATGCGCCAGGTGATGAAAACCCTGGTGGAGCTCCTCGACGTGCACCGCCACTTTCCCGAGCGCGCCGACGGTGTCGTCGACAACCTCTCCCGCGTCAGCCACTTCGACATCTTCTGA